One Dethiosulfovibrio salsuginis genomic region harbors:
- a CDS encoding Na/Pi cotransporter family protein, translated as MTSSVFYWAQIAGGLALFLMGVTATSEGFRRCMGKDARHKMAEVTDRKPMAFGFGILLSAITQSSAVATSFAVGLVDVGMLSLAGSLVVMIGASVGGTFVTLLLGLPIVQLAPGFLALAHFTSELSRGKLQNLSIVVRGVSLVLTGMFIIKIGVAPLMADPGFASILTSLSTRPWFMGIVATISAAVLQSSAAVMALAIALAGAGSLPLESIYPIVMGSHAGSSVIVFIASLSGRKNARLLGIGSALYKIIGVLFILPFSFLVPYALDITSFLSIELRCVVLQFTVVWLNAFIVLPFTDVMAGGLRFLFSRDRDSIGEPAYLNPKLVDFPGLALPLLDRELARLAGFLGRESELILTQIGDIETLKRLRDGTEELMEATSEYFDSIEVSGKESTKVSYGRVAYTLESLKSVKDSINKGLLPLHLDDNGNRKNCPLPDEMEAGGYRNIMVELVRSAMGALALGDLGMAYDVDRYYEKLKQLDENIRRDIFRRGNYGRGGGLEYLAVGNRLAKACTQLSKGEKMAFEMSSRESGSGEIVEMVREHDE; from the coding sequence TTGACATCTTCCGTGTTTTACTGGGCCCAGATAGCAGGAGGTCTAGCCCTCTTTCTCATGGGAGTTACGGCGACATCCGAGGGTTTCAGGCGTTGTATGGGCAAAGACGCCAGGCATAAAATGGCGGAAGTCACCGACCGTAAACCTATGGCCTTCGGTTTTGGTATACTTTTATCCGCTATAACCCAAAGTAGCGCCGTAGCTACATCCTTCGCGGTAGGCCTTGTAGACGTCGGTATGCTATCCCTTGCGGGGTCACTGGTTGTTATGATAGGTGCTAGCGTTGGAGGTACCTTTGTTACCCTCCTTTTGGGGCTACCTATAGTTCAACTTGCGCCGGGATTTTTGGCTCTAGCACATTTTACCTCCGAGCTATCCAGGGGGAAATTACAGAACCTATCTATCGTCGTCAGGGGAGTATCTCTGGTTCTCACTGGGATGTTCATCATAAAGATCGGAGTAGCTCCACTGATGGCCGACCCAGGGTTTGCCTCTATATTGACCTCCCTCAGCACCAGGCCTTGGTTCATGGGGATAGTTGCGACCATATCAGCGGCGGTACTGCAAAGCAGTGCCGCCGTAATGGCATTGGCGATAGCCTTAGCTGGAGCTGGCTCTTTGCCTCTAGAATCGATTTATCCCATAGTAATGGGATCTCATGCTGGTTCGTCGGTTATCGTCTTCATCGCCAGTCTTTCAGGAAGGAAAAACGCTCGACTCCTAGGGATAGGCTCTGCTCTTTATAAAATCATAGGGGTACTGTTTATACTGCCCTTTTCTTTTTTGGTTCCCTATGCCCTTGATATAACATCCTTTTTGTCTATAGAGCTTAGGTGTGTAGTGCTACAGTTTACCGTAGTATGGCTTAACGCGTTTATAGTTCTTCCTTTTACCGACGTTATGGCCGGAGGATTGCGGTTCCTTTTCTCCAGAGACAGGGATAGCATAGGGGAGCCCGCCTATCTCAACCCAAAGCTGGTCGACTTTCCTGGACTGGCCCTTCCTCTTTTGGATAGAGAGCTAGCCCGGTTGGCAGGTTTTTTAGGGAGAGAGTCAGAGCTGATTCTCACTCAAATAGGGGATATAGAGACATTGAAGAGACTGAGGGATGGTACAGAGGAGCTTATGGAGGCCACATCGGAATATTTTGACTCGATAGAGGTTTCAGGTAAGGAGAGCACCAAAGTTTCCTACGGTAGAGTGGCCTACACCCTTGAGTCTCTAAAAAGCGTCAAAGACTCCATCAATAAGGGCTTGTTGCCCCTTCATCTCGACGATAATGGGAATAGAAAAAACTGTCCTCTCCCGGACGAAATGGAAGCTGGTGGCTATAGAAACATCATGGTTGAGTTGGTCAGATCCGCTATGGGTGCCCTTGCGCTGGGAGATCTTGGAATGGCCTACGATGTCGATAGGTACTACGAGAAGCTGAAACAACTGGATGAAAATATCCGTAGGGATATTTTCAGAAGAGGCAACTACGGTAGAGGCGGTGGCCTGGAATATTTAGCCGTGGGGAATCGACTGGCAAAAGCCTGCACTCAGCTTAGCAAGGGGGAAAAAATGGCTTTTGAAATGTCCAGTCGAGAGAGTGGGAGTGGTGAGATTGTTGAAATGGTTCGCGAACATGATGAATAA
- a CDS encoding tripartite tricarboxylate transporter TctB family protein: MTRKHLNLLCAAAGLILAAAMFISVGYFPDRVVSAARYILFLAGVLAVFSLILLIQAILKNFPEKIVWVRAPKAFFITVVLTVIYALSLAFLGFFLSSGLYLVSLGWGLGFKKPLWLTVGSSVLLGFVYLVFVRFLSVPVPTGIWGG, translated from the coding sequence ATGACTCGAAAACATCTGAATCTACTTTGTGCCGCCGCTGGGTTAATCCTGGCGGCAGCCATGTTTATCTCCGTAGGCTATTTTCCCGATAGGGTGGTCTCCGCCGCCAGATATATTCTCTTCCTGGCCGGAGTTTTGGCTGTCTTTTCGCTGATTCTGTTGATACAAGCTATCCTAAAAAATTTTCCAGAAAAAATCGTATGGGTAAGGGCTCCTAAGGCTTTTTTTATAACAGTAGTTTTGACCGTAATCTATGCTCTTTCTCTGGCTTTTTTAGGTTTCTTTTTGTCCAGCGGGCTCTATCTCGTATCCCTCGGTTGGGGACTTGGCTTTAAAAAGCCTCTGTGGCTCACGGTGGGATCTTCGGTTCTTTTGGGATTTGTGTATCTCGTCTTCGTTAGATTTCTATCGGTCCCTGTTCCGACCGGTATTTGGGGAGGTTAG
- a CDS encoding tripartite tricarboxylate transporter permease, which produces MTDMLLSALSSLFRVEVLLAVLGGTTGGMIIGAIPGLTATMAVALLIPVTFGMDPVVGLAMMGGVYSGGMYGGAISSILLSTPGTPAAAATAFDGYPMTRQGKGGTAIAIATVASFWGGIVSTFALLMVAPVLAKFALRFGPPEYFLLAILGLASIVTLTSGNLVKGMLSGILGLVIASIGMDPIDGYIRFSGGFIELFEGVSFMPALIGLFSISQILDLTAESHIVQTLGADPDSLKRASIPKGLGGTIARGSFIGTVVGILPGAGATIAAFISYNLAKQVSTDPDSFGKGNPEGVAAAESANNGCVGGSLVPLLTLGIPGNSVAAALMGGLMIQGLIPGPELFTRFGTVTYAFILSLFLANLCFLFLGLYGAPFFARVATVPNSLLIPMISVLSVIGSYAINNSLFDVWLMLAFGVGGYFLHRAGFSLGAVVLGLILGPIAEMGFGQSLIMSQGSAAIFFDRPICLILWGLVALLLLPVIFRRRKAVKFLGR; this is translated from the coding sequence ATGACCGATATGTTATTATCCGCCCTCTCGTCCCTTTTCAGGGTTGAGGTACTGTTAGCGGTTTTAGGTGGCACCACAGGTGGCATGATAATAGGGGCTATCCCAGGTCTCACCGCCACGATGGCGGTGGCTCTTTTGATCCCCGTCACCTTTGGGATGGATCCGGTGGTCGGTCTGGCCATGATGGGAGGAGTTTACAGCGGCGGAATGTACGGCGGAGCTATATCGTCGATACTTCTCTCCACCCCTGGAACTCCGGCAGCGGCAGCGACGGCTTTCGACGGTTATCCTATGACCAGGCAGGGAAAGGGAGGTACCGCAATAGCTATCGCTACGGTGGCGAGCTTCTGGGGAGGGATTGTGTCCACCTTCGCTCTATTGATGGTAGCCCCTGTTCTCGCGAAGTTCGCCCTTCGCTTCGGGCCTCCTGAGTATTTTCTCCTGGCTATATTGGGCCTAGCGAGCATCGTTACCCTTACATCGGGGAACCTCGTAAAGGGAATGCTTTCGGGGATATTGGGACTGGTTATAGCCTCCATCGGTATGGATCCTATCGACGGCTATATCCGGTTTTCAGGCGGTTTTATAGAGCTTTTTGAGGGAGTTTCCTTTATGCCAGCTCTCATAGGCCTTTTCTCCATCAGCCAAATACTGGACCTTACGGCGGAGAGCCACATAGTTCAGACACTCGGTGCCGATCCAGACTCCTTGAAAAGGGCCTCGATCCCTAAAGGGTTAGGGGGAACCATAGCTAGAGGTAGCTTTATAGGCACCGTCGTAGGGATTCTGCCCGGTGCGGGAGCCACCATAGCTGCCTTTATCTCCTATAACCTGGCAAAGCAGGTCTCCACCGATCCCGATAGCTTCGGAAAGGGGAACCCTGAAGGGGTTGCGGCGGCTGAAAGCGCGAATAACGGTTGCGTCGGAGGATCTTTGGTCCCTCTTCTTACCCTCGGGATTCCAGGAAACTCCGTGGCGGCTGCCCTTATGGGAGGTTTGATGATACAGGGCCTTATCCCTGGCCCGGAGCTTTTCACCCGCTTTGGGACCGTTACCTATGCGTTTATCCTCTCCCTCTTTTTAGCTAACCTGTGTTTTCTGTTTTTAGGACTTTACGGTGCTCCTTTCTTCGCCAGGGTTGCGACGGTGCCTAATTCGTTGCTCATACCTATGATATCGGTCCTATCGGTTATCGGCAGCTACGCCATCAACAACAGCCTCTTCGACGTGTGGCTTATGCTCGCCTTTGGCGTTGGGGGGTACTTTCTCCATCGTGCTGGTTTCTCCCTCGGCGCTGTTGTTTTAGGACTCATTTTAGGTCCTATCGCTGAGATGGGGTTCGGCCAGTCTCTTATAATGTCTCAAGGATCGGCGGCTATCTTCTTCGATCGGCCAATATGCCTGATTCTCTGGGGATTGGTAGCTTTACTGCTTTTACCTGTTATTTTCAGAAGGAGAAAGGCGGTGAAGTTTTTAGGTCGATAG
- a CDS encoding Ppx/GppA phosphatase family protein — protein sequence MSFKTIGLVEIGTNSVKFLISYLDDSGKIVHLVDKNDVTKIGQGIESQGLLDPTGMERTLSSIEGFIDESVDLEVGSIKVVGTMALRKASNSEFFSRSLMERTGLSLQVLSGETEARYSLRAVRETVPDGCSGWLFDAGGGSTEFSCFSGKDMESPFSLNVGALTLSDRFFPDDMVDSRSLEMAMEWVASELKKGGVEARGQGGRLIGTGGNLVSMASVFLGGAPIPSGSSFTIPLNEIERQVALFAKTKVDDRSSIPGVPAARARIILGGACIALSIARLTCSLDLEVSTYGLRHGLMKEMLSSEGNFV from the coding sequence TTGAGTTTTAAGACCATTGGACTGGTTGAGATAGGGACCAATTCGGTGAAGTTCCTCATCTCTTACCTGGATGATAGTGGAAAGATAGTTCACCTAGTGGACAAAAACGATGTGACAAAGATAGGCCAAGGAATTGAATCACAGGGTTTATTGGATCCTACAGGAATGGAGCGGACCTTATCCTCCATCGAGGGCTTTATCGATGAATCGGTAGATCTGGAGGTTGGATCGATAAAGGTGGTAGGCACTATGGCCCTTAGGAAAGCGTCCAACTCGGAGTTTTTTTCACGATCTCTTATGGAGAGGACTGGGCTATCACTTCAGGTTCTCTCCGGGGAGACGGAAGCTCGTTATTCCCTTCGCGCCGTAAGGGAGACGGTTCCCGATGGCTGTTCCGGTTGGCTTTTCGACGCCGGAGGAGGGAGTACCGAGTTCTCCTGTTTTTCCGGTAAAGATATGGAATCCCCTTTTAGCCTGAACGTAGGGGCACTGACCCTCTCCGATCGATTCTTTCCTGACGATATGGTCGACTCAAGGTCCTTGGAGATGGCGATGGAATGGGTCGCGTCCGAGCTAAAGAAAGGGGGAGTCGAGGCTAGAGGACAAGGGGGTAGGCTTATCGGAACAGGAGGCAATCTGGTCTCCATGGCCTCGGTTTTCCTCGGGGGAGCCCCTATCCCCTCGGGATCGTCTTTTACGATCCCCCTCAATGAGATAGAGAGACAGGTGGCTCTCTTCGCTAAAACCAAGGTGGACGATCGTTCGTCCATTCCTGGAGTGCCTGCCGCTAGAGCAAGAATAATACTGGGAGGAGCCTGTATCGCTCTATCTATCGCGAGATTAACCTGCTCGTTAGACTTGGAGGTCTCGACTTACGGTCTCAGGCACGGTCTTATGAAAGAGATGCTTTCCTCAGAGGGTAACTTCGTGTAA
- the phoU gene encoding phosphate signaling complex protein PhoU, translating to MRLLKWFANMMNKGSLSHKRKEVDLAYGDDRERILALVRFMGDEVRQALAKSLTALKEGDAELAQNVIDRDDVIDATETDLNRECLASIAMRSPVRDELRFVFAVIKIATDLERIGDQAVNVAERAITLSNHPMLKPLVDISRMTDISISMVSRSMQSFFEGDSEMAVHVFRDDKQLDRMASGMSEELITMMAHMNGDRDSVLVATELLLIGRHLERIGDHASNIAERVFFMVRGERLKDVLLYKDKE from the coding sequence GTGAGATTGTTGAAATGGTTCGCGAACATGATGAATAAAGGAAGTTTATCGCATAAACGTAAGGAAGTAGATCTAGCCTATGGAGATGACAGAGAGAGAATCCTCGCTTTAGTTCGGTTTATGGGGGACGAGGTTCGCCAGGCTTTGGCTAAATCCCTTACAGCATTGAAGGAGGGAGATGCTGAGTTAGCGCAAAACGTTATAGATAGAGACGACGTTATAGACGCGACGGAGACGGACCTAAACAGAGAGTGCCTTGCCTCCATCGCCATGAGGAGTCCAGTCAGAGATGAGCTCCGTTTTGTGTTCGCCGTTATAAAGATCGCTACCGACCTGGAGAGAATAGGAGATCAGGCGGTTAACGTGGCGGAGAGAGCTATAACCCTGTCCAATCACCCTATGCTTAAGCCCTTGGTGGACATATCCAGGATGACCGATATTTCCATATCCATGGTCTCTCGCTCTATGCAGTCTTTTTTTGAAGGAGACTCGGAGATGGCGGTCCACGTTTTCAGGGACGATAAACAATTGGATCGCATGGCTTCCGGAATGTCCGAAGAGCTTATAACCATGATGGCCCACATGAACGGAGATAGAGACAGTGTGCTCGTTGCCACCGAACTGCTGCTTATAGGTAGACACCTGGAGAGAATAGGGGACCACGCCAGCAACATAGCGGAGAGGGTCTTTTTTATGGTCAGAGGAGAGAGGCTCAAAGACGTGCTCCTGTATAAGGACAAAGAATAA
- a CDS encoding tripartite tricarboxylate transporter substrate binding protein, which yields MRKLGLLCVLMGVLGFTGGAFAAYPEKPVTIIVPSNAGGGTDTMARLVAKFAEEHLGQPIVIVNKPGAGGQIGFEYIARAKADGYTIGCIYTPHVAAHVSAGRAKYTMDSFAPIANVVTDPGIIVVPSSSPFNTLEELVAHAKENPGKMTGSTSGPGGDDDFALRQLEKSAGIAINAVPSKGSAEQKAAIMGAHLDMAFMNVSQVDAQLESGELKALGVMTKNRWNTLPNVPTCVEQGYEVLSDSSRGFAVPAGVPDDVMAKIIEVFDSALKDPEFIEASKGQLLLDVFQGDVYGDYLRTLQKNTDAAFAVAPW from the coding sequence ATGAGAAAGTTAGGCCTGTTATGCGTGCTGATGGGGGTTCTCGGTTTTACTGGGGGGGCTTTTGCCGCTTATCCGGAAAAACCTGTGACCATTATAGTTCCCTCTAACGCCGGAGGGGGCACGGACACCATGGCTCGTCTGGTGGCCAAGTTTGCGGAGGAACATCTCGGCCAGCCTATCGTGATAGTCAACAAACCTGGTGCTGGAGGACAGATCGGTTTTGAGTACATAGCCAGAGCCAAGGCGGATGGCTACACTATCGGCTGTATTTACACCCCTCACGTGGCCGCTCACGTGTCCGCTGGAAGGGCCAAATACACCATGGATAGCTTTGCCCCTATAGCGAACGTGGTTACTGACCCTGGGATTATCGTGGTGCCCTCAAGTAGTCCCTTCAACACCCTGGAGGAGCTGGTGGCCCACGCTAAGGAAAATCCCGGGAAAATGACCGGTTCTACCTCTGGACCTGGCGGTGACGATGACTTCGCCCTGAGACAGCTGGAGAAATCCGCCGGAATAGCGATAAACGCCGTTCCCTCGAAAGGCTCTGCGGAACAAAAGGCGGCCATAATGGGTGCCCACCTGGACATGGCCTTTATGAACGTATCCCAGGTCGACGCTCAGCTTGAATCGGGGGAGCTGAAAGCCCTAGGTGTCATGACCAAAAATCGCTGGAACACCCTTCCCAACGTCCCTACCTGCGTCGAGCAGGGATACGAGGTACTTTCCGATTCATCCAGAGGCTTTGCCGTCCCTGCGGGGGTTCCCGATGATGTTATGGCTAAGATAATAGAGGTTTTTGATTCTGCCCTGAAGGATCCCGAGTTTATAGAGGCCTCTAAAGGACAGTTGCTTCTGGACGTGTTCCAGGGAGATGTCTACGGGGATTACCTTAGGACCCTTCAGAAAAATACCGACGCCGCCTTCGCCGTAGCCCCTTGGTAA